The genomic DNA ATCATTTCTTAGGCAATCTTTGCCTTCTTGAAGGCACATGGAATGGGACCTAAACACACTCATTAGATCTACTAAAATGCTTGGATAGAATGTTAAAAATCCTTCCACTCGACTACTGGAAATGTCACACCAggtacaaaataaattttcagtatATTTCAAGTTCTAGGTAGCTTTAACCTATTGTTTTGCAGAGCTACTTTGTATTCTTACTTGCAGCAAAACCACTGTGTTGTGCAGAAACTCACAGAATTTGAAAAGCAACAGGCCACTTGCAGTCATCACAGTTTACTGTGGATACCTAAGTATTTCTTCATATTATTGTATGCCCTTAGTTTTAAGGAAATTTTCTTGATGTAAATGTGATTTTAGGGGTCAGAGTTGCAATATCCTTTGCTTGTTCTGCTTTCATTCTCCCCTAGTCACTTCTGTTTCTCCCTGTATCCCTTACACTGACATGAATCACTGTGACTGTTCTGTTGCATTCTTACGTATATTTGACTTTGCAGAACAACCTAGGGAAGCAACAGCCCTCTACTTGGAGCAGTGtttcattcttctcttttaCAGGTGTCAGATATTCATATCAGCAAATTTCAGGATCCCAAACGAGCTCCTGACtttgaaaaattctgttctgaaaCAATTGATGTAATTCAGCCAGCACTTGTTCTAGCAACAGGTAAGCAATTGAAAAGTGTGAATTTCCTGTTGGTTGTACTatcagagaaacagcaaatagGCAAAATTCTAGGATCTCAAGACAGAACTTTAAACATTAAGGTATTTTAAGCAATGGAAATGGAATTGCAGCTAAAGAGACTGctagaagcagaagaaaagaatagAAGACAATAATAGCTTCTCaagaagagaattattttttcttcagtgttcaGTTTCTTAGTGAGTTTTATGTGTTCTATATGTAACAGACACAATCACACAAGatagctatttttttcccaatatgtGTTGCTGCATCCTAGTCCTTGCTAGCAGCTACCTTCCCTCTTGTCCTGATTATGattctgcattctttgtgtTTGAAATTACAGAAGTGAGCAATGCGTGTGGTTAGTCATTAGGAGACAGTTTCTCTCTCAGAACAATCCCTGCTTATTTGTATGAAATTCACCTGTGAATTAATGTAAGATTTTATTGCTGGTTTCCATTTGAACATATTTCACCAAGAGAGGTGAAATAAACCTTGCCGCTTCATTTGACAGCTTGCTATTGAAATACATTAAGTTTTGACAAGAACATCAAAATACTTTGAGCCTTTACTGTGTGCAAGGCTTTAGAATCTTGATGCTAGACCTGGAGTTTTGTTTCTACAGAGTTACTTCTCTAATTAGTCGAAGTGCTGCAGTGATGTGGTCAATAGGTGCCTGATGAGGCTTCTGCATCTGAATTAGGAGACATTGACCCTCACCTTGTAGACCAGATACAGGAACATCCAGATTGCATCCAGGCCTGCAGCCTTACGCTTGGAGGCAGGGATGGCATGTCTAGTTACAGTATTTGTATAAGCTGTAGAGGCCTCTCGTTACATCTCACCTTTGTACACTCTCAGGTGATCTGACAGATGCTAAGACAAGAGATAAACTGGGATCTGAGCAGATAGAAGATGAGTGGAAAATGTACCAGTCAATCCTGAAGAGATCAAGGGTCATGGAAAAAACCAAGTGGATAGACATCAAAGGGAATCATGgtaagaagaaaatgaaacatttctgtcttCCCTGTGACTGCAGATGACAGAATATAGAGGTAAAGCATTAGTACTCACTAGTGTGTTAGTACTCATGAATCAGGAGAAGGGCTTGCCATCCACATGTCTACTGAGGACACGCTTTGTTTACAAGCTCTTACTGGAGTTTTCGTACCAGGGAGGTAAGAGTCTTTTACTTGGCAAGTGGTAGAACATGACTTCAGGTGTTAGTTTCCATGTCATTATTTTATATACCACATTATTTAATGGTGGGGCAAACCGTAACCTTACCATGATAAAGAAAGGGTTTCAATTTACTTTTCACAGACTTCCACCTCAAGAGTTTAAGTTTAAAAGGTATCACATGTCCAGCAGCTTAAGGAAATCTGGTTTCTTTTGAATAGAAGGGAGTCATGGGAGTTTATATCCATCAGTTGTCACCACAGTGTAAGCGTTCAAACACAAGCTGACAGTCCTGTAGGCTGTATAAACAGGCTATTACAGGAAGCTGCACTGCAGGGGAAAAGTGCATGCTTTGTCATATATACTTACAGTGGTGGAACTGTACAGTACAGACCTCCCCATGCTGATGTCTATTCTACACATGCTATTCTCTGATGCTATGGGtcctttattttccatgaaTGAGTTAAGTCTTACTTACAGAGCATGCACCCAGTCCaaaaaagcttctgaaaagCTCTGTAGTCAAAACGGAGACAGGTTTAGCTTTTAGCTgctaaataataatttatattccCACAATGCCTTTATCTTTTAATTGAAACTTAAATGAGAAAACTATTGCCATTTACTTGCTTCGAGTATAAAATGTCTCGTCTGCACAGTTAGTCTGCTTGTcaatcatttattttttaaaaagtagctcTTCAGCACCTGCTGAGACTGCTTTATCTCAACATAATCTAGTTAGATACAGGGGCCAATGATCAATTTGATCTGAaagtttctttatttcctttttgtctcCCTTACAGATTCATTCAACATTCCACGCCTGGATAGTGTTCAGAATTATtacaggtatttatttattatttaccaCACAGATGCAGCTATATTCAAGATCAAGTTCAGTAAACAATattgtgttttcagttttcacatATGTGCTTTTTCACTGCCTTTCCTATAGCCCAGGATCACATTTACTATTCCCTCTGTCTTTTGCATTGTTAGTAGAGCAGAATCGATTGAGAAAATAGAGAATTCTTTGTGcagatttcttatttcttaCCCTTCTGTGTTTTGTAATTGAATGTGTTAAAACTGTCAAGGTATACAATATTTTTAGTCATACTCTAGGAGAGAGATGATGGAAGAGTGAAATGGAGTtgtttttataataaataaaatcgtaagtaatataaaaatattaaaattataaaaattgtttgcagaaataaagataGAGGCTAGGGAAAACAGTTACTCAGCACCACATTCTGGTGTTTATTATGCATTAAAATTAAAGAGAGCAGTGGATTGTAttgaaatacaatatttttacacaaaaaCAGAGGTTCCTATTATATGTTCAGAGCATTAGCAGAGGATAAATCAACTGTTATACATACTCAAAGTGGGactaaaggaagaaattttattgAATTTGATGATGTTCATAAAGATAATGTTAACATAAATATTGTGAAAGGGTTTTTATGGCATTAGAAGTAttgaaaacttgtttttaatatattggATTGTATTCTATTCAGGTCAACCTTTCTGGCAGTTTTATTGTTCTGATTGGTGGAGGAACAGGGACGTGAACTGATTTCTGGTTGGCTCTGTTCAAATTATACTTATCATCTGAACTCAGGAATGTTTTAGCTTCCACAAATCatgcagggaggaaaacaaaactaataCAACTCAAACCCCAAATTCACACAAAATGCCCACTCCAAAACCtcaaaagaaagtttaaaaaataaaacccagcctaaatttaatgaattttagTGATTCTCAGATTAACTCACAATCATTTTAGTTACAGCACTTAATCCTTAATAGAGCAATTTAGGTGGCTCTGTTAGTTGAAATGTTACATCTTTGCcagtggaaaatatttacaattccTATCTAGCATAAAGTATCAAAAGCACTTCAGTTTTGGAAGACAGAAATAGTGAAATGTTGTCAAtggaaggagagaaagcaaCATATGTTTGTCACGGCTACAAGCTTTCCTAACAGCAGTATTTCCATCTTATTTTGTTAGGAAATACTCTGCCTGGCGTAAAGATGGCTCTTTCCATTACATCCACACCACCTCTTTTGGGAACTACTCATTCATCTGTATGGATGCCACACTCAGTCCTGGCCCTAAGAGACCCTATAACTTTTTTGGGATTTTAAACATGGTATTGTATAAGTCTTTGCATTCCATTTTGCtggctgttttatttctgtagtgGTTTGTTTGgaggtttggggattttttaatacagaaaaattgTTTGAAAGATTTATGTTCATAGTGTTTACATTTTTAACTTACAATGCATGTGAGGCATTTATTTAGCAAAATGGTTTTGTTACCTGTTTCAGAATCAAATGGCAGAGCTGTCTTTGATGGCAAAGGAAAGTCTACACAGCAACCATACTATCTGGTTTGGCCATTATCCCACCTCAACAGTCATCTCGCCATCCCCTGGCATACGAGCACTAATGAGGTAAGATCTTATCCTGTATGTTTTCAGCATGAAGTGCATTTCTTGCCTGTCTTCGCATGCTCATCTCTtgcttttcaggttttctgCAGTGACACTACCTTCCCACCCAAATAATCACAATTCCTATGTTcgtttttttttgtttttttttttttttttttagttctgccACAGCCTATTTATGTGGACATCTCCATACAATGGGTGGGCTGATGCCAGTCTTGCACAGTCAACACCGTGGTGGCACTCTGGAACTAGAACTGGGAGACTGGATGGATAACAGAAGGTAAGTAAAGCTCATATGAGCAAATTATTATATGAAACCTACTTTGCTGTACTGTGATTCCCTTTTGTGCTGTGTGGTGAATTTGAAAGAAGCATGAGATCAGCCTGACTGGTTATTACTAtaagtgcttttgaaaaaaaggcCTTGTGCGTATGTTTGGGATTTCCCCCCATACCAAAAGTGTGGCAATActttagatattttttaattaattcttggtatttaaaagttaaaaaggGGGCATCTATATGTCCCTTTAGTATGTGTTTAGTATTCATATGTAgacaaaaaaattgtaataaaattCAGCATCACTACTTCAAAATACACATGCTCTGCACTAGCTGTTAGAATTCTTGTCACAGAAATAGTCCCCCTGAGAAATACTACTATACTAGCATATCAAAAAGTGTCTGATGGCACATGGAGTGTATAATAGTATATTAGCTTTTATTCTGCAGTAATCCAAAGAAAGATACTGGTATGAATACAGGGAAATAGCACACTGGGGTTGTTGTCCTTAACTAGGGTACATACTCAGACACTGTGGAAATGTGTCTTATATTTGAGTTCTTTAACATAATGTTCATCTATCTGATTCATGTGCAAAATTCCATAGATTTTCACACTTGGAACTTTGAGTACTGCTTCCAtgatttataataaaattaacCTCATCAGAGATAAGCAACTGTACAGCTAATACAGCAGAACTGGAAAATGTAAGATCaactacagaagaaaataaatggaaaataaagccAGGTTCTGTTTAGGAACTTGAGGAGCATGGGAATCAGCTGTTCACACAGCAGTTTGTATTAACTGAGTTCTTTTCCTTTGATTGTAGGTACCGGATCCTGGCGTTCGATCACGACCTCCTCAGCTTTGCAGATCTTAACTTTGAAGAGTGGCCTGTAGTTCTCATCACCAATCCCAAATCCTTCCTTTATAGCAGTTCTACTCATGAACCACTTGTCAGAATTCTTCATTCCACTCATATCAGGTACCCTGTAATGTCTTGattccaaaatatttaactATATTCCTATGTATATAcacaaaaccttttttaaaatatgtgccTACTGTTCTCAGAATTCACTTTTCTCTGGAAGATTGTTCCAGAGAGCCCTCTTTGTATCATATCTGTGACTGTGTAGTAGTAATTCATGTTTGTTTCACTTATGCAGTTATTTCCCCTAAAATCAATTGAACTGTATGTAACCAAGGCTGATCAATTAGTATATAATTCAAATAGATTAATATGTAATCTGTTTTACTTATCTCACATGTTCACATTGACTGCTGATTTCAAGATTTTGTCtatgtatttttctaaatgctttCTCTGTTCACTTCAGACTAATTAGCTTTTTGTCTTTCAATTCTACATCCTTTATATATTAAAACATGAGAAGTCTCTGCCAATTTTCATATTCATTTTAAAtctcttcatctttccttttttacctTATCTATTTCACTTCtacatttatatttcaaatttttaggCCCATTTCAGCACTTTATATTTGCTGTAAGACTAATCTGCTTGAAATACTGCATACATAGGGTTGCAATAAAAAGAAGTTTGTCATACTTTTCAGTTAGGGAGCAATATCCTACTAGGTGTCCTGATTACTTTCCAGTTTCCTATTCAGAATCTTATCTGAACATTCTTAtgattatattaaatatatgaaCTGGTAGAATTGTTCACCATAACTGTATGAAGCACTTCTATTTGACTAAAACATGCTCTGGAATGCCATTTGTATTACTAGAAACGAAAGGAATTGTATGTGCAATATTTTGAGTCTGTATTAGTATCACTCTTTCTATGAATATAAGCACTGCCAAATGACAATACATTTGTTGGTATCTGAGATCTGCAATATCAGTCTTGCATTCCATTCCTTTTGTCATAAATGCAGTTACAAACTCTGAGAGGTTATATTCTGactagcaaaaagaaaaaaagaaggaaaaaaaacccactcccaACAACAAAGGACTTGagagagatagagagagagCAAACCTGACGATTTTTTATGAAACCATCTACAAGTGCATGGTtatgtgtctgtgtgctggAGGATGCattctaaaattatttctgctcgGACCTTACAATTTCTGCCACCTTTTCTTCTGTTCCACGGCTAGTTTTCTGTCCTGTTCTTTTGTGTAGTGCCATACAGAATTAGGTTTTTTAACTGTAGGAAGGAGCTACTATGTTACCATTAATCTACAGATATTTCACTAGTTTAAATTCTAAATCTTTTGAACTCTTTACTACAAGGCAGCTTAACCTTTAGGGACTTTATTGTGGGGAAGTAATGACATACCTGCAAGTCTGGTAACAAATCTGttcttttgctctttatttGCTCCTTAGAATTCTGGCATTCTCTCCTTCTGTCATTATCTCTGTCAAAGTCTACATAGATGGAGTTCACCTGGGGAATGCACATCAGGTGTCTGGCCCTCTCTATGTGCTGAAGTGGAGCCCACAGAACTACAGTGAAGGGTTCCATCATATAGATGTGACTGTTCAGGTAAGGTACCTGTTGGCATGctttgtattgatttttttttcttttttttcttgtcatggTTTCTCTATCACCCTCCTTCCAAAATACATGATAAAAGACATACTTTCATATTTGTCTCATTACAAAAACCAAAGGATTTAATAAAGGAATAAACATGGCCTGCAAAGCACCAAAATATTCATAAAGATGCtgagctaaagaaaaaaatattttttgtaagaagtaaaataagacTTGACAGAAGTGCAAACTTTAATTGAAATTGGCAGAGATGTCAAAAATTACAAGAAAGGGTTCTAAAGGTATGTAAACAAtaagcagaagcagaaggaaaatactgGCCAGGTGTTAAACAGCCAAGGTGAATTCATTACCCAACAACTCTGAAAAGGCAGAGGTTCTCAACACTTGCTTCACCTCTGTCTTCACCAGCAGTGTTGGGCCTCAGGCCTTGGGAACAAGGATCAAGGTTGATGCAGAGACCCACAGTCAGTGAAGGAAGAGATGGAGTAAGACCTGTCACAGGAGCTTGATCCTACAGATCAATGGGCCCTGACAGTTTCCACTCCAGAGTGTTAAGAGACCTGGTTGACATCTTTGTGAGGCCACTCTCCGTAGTCTTGGAGAAGTTGTGGAGATCAGGGGCCATCCCAGAAGACCTGCAGAAGGCTAATGACTCTCCTGCCTACAAGAAGGTCTTAAAGGAGGATCCTGGAAATTAATAGGCTCATCAGTCTTACTTCAGTCCCTGGGAAAATTAGGAAACAAATCTTGTGGGGGCTATCTCAAGTCAGATAAAGGATGTGACTGGGAAGAGCCAACACAGATTAACCAAGGGCAAACTGTGGGCTAAGAAGAACATTATGAAGTTCATCAAGGAAGTGTAAGGACTTACACCTGGGAAAACATaatccaggagagcagcacaggctgtgatctgcctggctggggagcagctcagtGAAAAGGGACCTCAGTGTCATGGTGGGTACAAGCTCAATATGAATGAACAGTGTGCTGGTGCAGCAGAGAAAATCTACTGGATGCCAGGGTGCATCCACAAGGGCATCACCAGCCAAGATAAGCCACTATCCTGCTGTACTGAGTGCTTGTCAGGCCACATCTGAAACACTGTGCTCAAACTATTGAATAAGTAACAATAAACAATAATTTGTTTATCTATGTGAGTTTATGGCAAATACACCAGAAGTGAAGCagaacaaaatttcaaaatattttagtatgGGCTATTACCTAGAATTGAACTTTCAGAAAACAATGGAGGGGGGGGTAGGCGGGGGAGGGCAATAAACAGTCACAGTCTTCCATAAGTTGCTGAATCTCTGACAGGCTCTTCTTCATATGTAGCACTTTCAAATTAAGATTTTATAATCACCAATTTATTTGAAACTGCAGAATTGACTTTAAGTAGTCCTTTGTAGGTAGAATTTAATACAGCAGCAGTACCTTTCTAGAATAGCTGCAATGGTAATTAGGAACTTCAAC from Sylvia atricapilla isolate bSylAtr1 chromosome 6, bSylAtr1.pri, whole genome shotgun sequence includes the following:
- the TMEM62 gene encoding transmembrane protein 62, giving the protein MYQSILKRSRVMEKTKWIDIKGNHDSFNIPRLDSVQNYYRKYSAWRKDGSFHYIHTTSFGNYSFICMDATLSPGPKRPYNFFGILNMNQMAELSLMAKESLHSNHTIWFGHYPTSTVISPSPGIRALMSSATAYLCGHLHTMGGLMPVLHSQHRGGTLELELGDWMDNRRYRILAFDHDLLSFADLNFEEWPVVLITNPKSFLYSSSTHEPLVRILHSTHIRILAFSPSVIISVKVYIDGVHLGNAHQVSGPLYVLKWSPQNYSEGFHHIDVTVQDASGRIGTRGHLFGMEENLSLRFDFWPSVILLTDHYVLARVLFGLVVLIQITLLVVFRHLQKPALKGKPGLLTLTSYSLHVFSKTNTFYYSVLVLNLYTILGPWFVGELIDGQMGACFSFGVFVGGAFLQGSMTFVVGILQMLFFNLPLMAYLCWCLLMRCQGHSFRSHIRHARRLLAVLVHLAMALLLAWQVYSCYFLQRTYGTLAFFLSPMRTWLVALTTALIYKTWTLKSSELRTYITEIKNCQSS